The genomic window atattttttattcataagGAATGTAAAATTTTCCCCATGATAATAACAGCATCGTTTAGAGGAGAGAATGGAATCTCGCACTGAAAAatttgaggaaagaaaacatattagtaaatcattaaaaaaaaaggaatgaaatttgtaaataaaatttccccTATGACAGCTGAATGGAAGGAAGGACATCAATGTTTAATGAAGAGTTGACTGTATGAATACTATGGTCAATGCTCAGTTATGAAAAATTGTACAGACCAACTAGTATTGAATCATTATTTAGTTGATTTTGACCAGATTTAGTGGTTTCCTCCATTAGATTgatgttgatttaaaaaataaaaaacaaactgatctCTGCCTTTTTGTTTGAAGTCCCATCAGCtaatttttgtttacctttttacacccaaacatcagtatacatattctccaaactttttGTCATACATTTTCTGAGGGGCTGGTAAGGAGAGTtcgtttaacaaacaagagctgctttatttggtgataattctctgtattcttgtgacctcaatgtttgattcaggtgtgatattgtaaggagaaattagatcccaGTCACTTTTAGGTTGGGGTATTGGggttttcggttttgcggttttggctatttttaagaTTGGTTTTTCGGTCTTTGTGCCAGAAAACTTCGGTTTTTACTATTTGGGTCCCGTTTCTCTTCGATCGGAGCGGAAAATATGCGTCTCCACTGATCCCGAATAGCCGCAAAAAgctctgtatgctccacttgtcaccactgcaTCGGATCGATCAGCGTTTTGATCACTAGGATGTGGAAATTTAAGGCTGTTTTGCATGcgattttcggttttgatctAATTTTTTTGCGGTTGTGTGTTTTTAGTGATTGCGGTTGCTAATAGACCCCGATGCCTTCCTTCCTCAGCGGTTTAACAGGTTTAAGGGTGTGCATGAATTACGATTCTTGTCAACTTTTAACAATGCCacccaaatattttaatttcgaTCCATTGTCAACTTGTCTCCAAGTCTGACAAGCAAATCAAAAGGTCCGCTTCAGGTTTCATTTATTCTCCTCTTTCGAAGAAGCCAAAATCAAACTCAAAGGAAGCGAAGATAGATACTTTTGAAGTTGTAGTTGACGCAAACAAAGTATTTTGGAGACTTCAGAGAAAAACAAGGTGccaagtagaaaaaaaagcacttccaaaactgttttgtttgttttccatttcaaactgTGGTAATGTGGTTTGTTTATGACACCAAAATAATGCTTAGCTCTATTAATTATAAATGCAGACAAAACTTGGTATctaatacttttatttcaatttttttaatttgaaaacaaatttccctGAAAACATACTCCACTTATCACATTCTTGTCAGAAACAAACCTAAATAAAACTTCAAGGATTGTCAAATGTCCATATCATTTTACAATTTATCATCTTTCAGGCTCTAGCGCAGCTCCCCAAGCTCCGACCATTTTGGTCGCCATTGCGAGACAACATTTGGCGACTGAAATTTCGACAAAAGTCGCCAATTGGcaacaaacagaaataaaacaaagaggaggacatgttgaaaatttacccaacgaaaaaggaaaaggaatcTTTCGATTTCTTTACATTGATTTAAATCAGTCAAATGTAAACTTAGCAGCATCATAACGTTGAAACGGTTAGATTTAAGTCGTTAAAATTTCCAACAGTGGCGCGTTATcgcgaaaaagaaaatcttgaagttGCGAGGATACCGATCGAGGAATTTCCGATACAGTCCCTAAAAATTGTATAATAACATTAGCATAATAATAGCGATTGCCAAGTCACGCGCACTTTTTTCCATCCTTTAGTCAACAAGTGTGAAATTGGTTCAACCTCAGCGAGGAGACCGAAGAGGAAGTGTTGATTTTTGAACGCTTTCAATACAGTCAGTACGTGTTTCGGAAAGCTCTTTCCAGCTACCTTAAACTAAAAAGACTTTAAGGAAAATGctgtttttatcaaaataattaatcgATGCGCGTAAATATTCCTATTTGTAAGAACGAGGTGTATAGCGATAGTGTGAACTTCATTATTTGAGATCTATGATATTTTGGCTTGTGGGTGATACCCTTTATGGGTGCTTGAATTCGCCTTTTTCGAAACTGtagaaaaaatgtgaaattatTGTCCAGCGGATAAAAATCCTCGCCAAATTTAATTCCTTATAGAACatttaaattacagaaaaaatgatctgaaatgtaaaaaaacaacatataCAGGATATGTATCGgcaaacacaaattttattaacTGGTCCTACTGGtaattcagttaattttttacCTTCTGTTGCGAAGTGTTGTCTTTAATTTACAAAGATTCTCGCTatcatcttcatctgaatcgGCTAGATTGGTCAAACTCCTTCGAATATCTTTCGTCCAGTCGTCAAAAGTTACGACATTTTGGAAActaaaatgaatttgaaacgTTTGAATCGCGAATTTTTATTCCCTTCTTTTGTATTTGCCGGCCTTGTTTTGAGATCGTAAAAGTATAACCCCGCAAAATACCGTATCACCAAAATCATGTAATTAAGTTCTGGCCACATAAAGTACCACTGAGTAAGGGAGATGAACCGATCTTCTCAGATAAGTTGCAGTTGAAGTGATTGccaaaaagaagcctgaaaTGCTGAGAAGGTTCAAACTCGGAGGGATTTCCAGCCCGTGCCTTCCGAGACTATCAACTGAGCTACGTAGCCGCATGAAGGAAGAGGAACAGCCAAATTTACGTAGATTCTCAGGTTAGATGGTCCGACGGTGGTCAACTAGTATTTGGGAGGAGCGGGTCCGAATTCCGTCGAAgcctaaatttcttttttcctgcatCGTTTCTTCACTCTAAGTGCTTATTCTTATCCCTTAACTTTcgcaaaaaattgaaactaaaaaaaaaccaaccaaacaaacaaataaatgacgGGGTCCTCTGCATCAACGTAAATCTCTAAAAAGCAGTACAACAGAGAACCTTTGACGCTGGAAATGATCCGTAGTTTCAATTTCATACGGGAATGTCTCCTATGTCTTCACTTTTGTATCACAGTTGGCAGTCGCACAAGTCAATCGGAAAAAACGATCTTGAAAACtggtgagaaaaatgaaattcgaACAACCAAGGCGGGTCTAGAGGCGCTCGTAATTAGTTAGAAAATTAATTTGGCTTAGATAGAGGGGGAAGGTGAAGGAGATTGTGCAGCGACGAGTCACATCTTTTCTGGTTACACTACTAAGCGTGCAATTTGAGTCAGAAAGCAAAAGCCTTCGCcatacttgtgattgtctttttaAAGCCTCTATCAAAATAATTTCGGATTAATGACACTTTTAGCACGTATCCATTTCAGTTTCCGAAAAAAGTCTAGAAATGCGTGCAGTAACAAAAACGgcgaaaattcgtcaaaatcgctctgacgaatttCACTATAATTCGTCAAAATCGCCAAATCCATGAACAACCACTCGGTTTGACAAAGTTTCTTCAAATCTGCCATTTCGGTCACCGCGTGCATTTCTGCACTTAAGTAGAGATATGTTTAGGGAGTTTCCTCTCTCCGTTTCCCATATCAGCTTCCTGAGTGATCGAGAAAAGATGACAGGTAGAAACAAACCATTGAATAGTTGACAGCTGTAACTTTGccaagaattaaaattgtaGCTCTTCCAATAATGAAACTGTGAATTATGTAGCAATGACTGACCGGAAGTCACCATACTTTCAGTATTTCAACTCACGACATAATGCGATTTTCATCTGATCGAAAACAGTGAGAATACAAACGCTAACAATGGATAATCTCAAGGAATTACTTAAACCAAAAACGTTTAACACAGTTAGCCATGCCGTAGTTGTTATTTGGATCCTGATCGGTGTAATCTTCCTTGGCATTTTTGCAGACGCAGAAAACAGCGAATCCAGGTATGATTTCCGCTGTGGCGGGGCGAAGAGTGAGAACATCGACCTTGTCCGTGGAAGATGTTTCGAGTTATACGAGAAGCAGTATAACAAACACGATTTTCCTATCTATGCCTTCGTGATCATGAATTTCTTCCTCATCGGAACTGTCTGTGCTATTTACTCCCAAATAGCGAGcctcacaatcaatcaactgTCGCCAAGCGCTCGTAACCGTGATCTCGAGGGGCAGTTGCGCGACCAAGGAAACGTACTTTCTAGTAAAAAGCTGTTTATCGCTTACTGCTGTCAACTTTTCGCAAGGATTGTTTTAGGAGTTCTCTTCATGGTTCTACAAAAACAGTTTATTTATCCTCGGGACTTCCCCCCCAACTTCCCTTGTTATCTAACCTCTGGAGGGAGTCAGCCAAGGAATTCTACTGGCGTCTGGCACGATTGTCATAATCAACGAGCAACTAAGAAAAACTCCTGGATGCGCGCTGTTCTTGTCGTGAacggaatttttctctttggcaTTCTGTTAGAAACCGTCTATATTTTGCTACGAGCCAGGAAAGAGGAtagtttcatgaaaaattccaaCTTTCTAAAGGCTCACCTGAATCCCTTCCATGCCGACTCGCAAAATGCTACCACATCGACTCTGTCGAGACCTGAACCTCCGcagcaagaaaaaagaacagaGCAAGAAACTCAACAACTCCGAAAACCACCGCTTCAGGAATTCATCGAGaatacaaaggaaattattaaaGAAGAGACAAATCAACCTCCCCAACTCCGGTCGCCTTTTTCAAGTACTCCCGGCGAAGGACGCCCACCTAAACATTTGACTCTGGATCAGATTTATACAAACCTTGTCGTTGTTCCAGACATGGCTAATTATGACTTTACTGGAGACAGACGACAGAAACTCGAAGTCTACACCAGATCGGGTGGGGAAAACACAACACCAAGAGGGCCGGAGGACATTCTTaaccacgaaaacaaaaacgttttgattGTTGGTCGTCCCGGAATCGGAAAGACACTTTGCTGTACCAAACTCCTCAGAGACTGGGCATTTAACAAAGTATTCCATGAATCATCTGATGATAAAATCCATTTTGATGCTGctttcttcatcaaattcaGAGCATTCAACGCGGCAACCGACCTTAGCCTCCGGGAACTGCTCACATCGTCAGAACATTCCCACTCAGATCACATAGATGATGAAGTCTGGAATTACATCCTTGAGAACCCCCAAAGAGTTCTCCTAATTTTCGACGGAATCGATGAATTTAAACTTAATTCAAAGATCGGCGAGGAAAACTTCGAGCCTCAATTTAAAAACTGCGCAGACAAGAAGATGCCCTTGTATGCTCTATACGAGAAACTCGCGACCGGGAAACTTCTCAACGGAGCTGCCGTTTTGACAACCACGAGACCTACGGCTTTGTCATGCATCGAGCGTGTTAATTTCGACAAAGTCTTCGAGATCCTCGGCTTCTCATCCGAACAAGTCGAAGAGTACGTAACCAAATTTGCTGAAGAGGAGAAGCATGCGGGCGAAACAATATGGCGACACATCGGCGGCAACACGAACATTCTCTCTCTATGCTACATTCCTGCGAGttgcttcatcatttgctcaaGTCTCTTTCAAATGGCGAAGTTCTACGGTTCTAAAAGTCTAAGTCTACCAACGAAATTAACAGATATTTACAAGAAAgcagtgaaaatattttacttaagACACAGCGAAGAATTCCGTGGCAAGAATTTCACTCGCGAAGATTTTGAATCAGATAATTTGCCCCCTAACGTGGAAAAGAAATTcgagaaacttgaaaaaatggcATTTGAAGGAATTAAAGAAGGAAGGCTGGTCTTCGGGGGAAACGAAGTACGCGGATTGGAAGGCAGCGCTCTTTTTCACCGTTTACCCGACCGTGAAACTACCCCGCTAAAACGTGAAcaacaattctgtttcattcatttaacaatgcaagagtttttcgctGCGAGGCACCTAGCAaacatgaatgaaaaaaaactgaggaACTTTGTTTCTACGAACATCGCAGAcggcaaatggcagctggtttttcagtttctagcagGACTAATGAACGAGAAAGAAAACCTACCGAGCGAAATCATCacagaccttcttcctgtggaaactgaagagaaagaaaacgtgTGGTACAACGAAGAGTGGACATTCGATATGGAGCCAAGGAAAGTAACTTGTTGGCCGACtgaagacaaaaaacatttagcAGTGACATTATTTAAATGCATTAACGAAAGTAGTGAGATGGAGGAAATAGTTCAgagaaaactacaacaaattaactttaattttgtaaattttaatgattgtCAACTCACACCTGTTGATTGTGCTTCAGTAGTTACTGTAATtaagaatgttcaacaaatttcacatttaggTTTGGCCTTCAATAACTTTGGTCCATtaggttgttttgaaatttgtaagTTGTTAAAATGTAGTAAATCTCAACTAAGCTGGTTAGACCTCAGAGGAAATCAATTGACAGAtgaagcagcaaagtatttagctgacgccatcaacaacaacaactgtcagctacgcacgttaaacctcgcaagaaataacatctcacacgttggagcacagcacttggctgaagccatcaacaacaacaactgtcagctacgctCGTTAGACCTCAgagcaaataacatctcacacattggagcacagcacttggctgaagccatcaacaacaacaactgtcagctacgcacgttaatcctcagagcaaataacatctcacacattggagcacagcacttggctgacgccatcaacaacaacaactgtcagctacacacgttacaCCTCGCagacaataacatctcagacattggagcacagcacttggctgaagccatcaacaacaacaactgtcagctacgcacgttagacCTCGgagcaaataacatctcagacattggagcacagcacttggctgaagccatcaacaacaacaactgtcagctacgcacgttagacctcacatacaataacatctcagacattggagcacagcacttggctgaagccatcaacaacaacaactgtcagctacacacgttacgGCTCAAGTACAATAAAATCACAGAAGCAGGTAAACAACACGCAAATAATTTACTTAGCAATAGTCAATCTAACTGTCGCCTTATTATATAACATCGCCAATTCACAAATAATTGCTTAATCtgggaaaaaagttaaataatcaCTTACAATTCAAAATGTGAGGCAACCAGCTCAGTGACAATTACAACACAACCACTAAAATCGTGaatgaacgaaagaaaacaaagtttgtgAAGCGCTCAGAGCAGAgagattatttgaaccggatcgaaatgaagaaaaatgaaccaatgaacatgtttattgag from Pocillopora verrucosa isolate sample1 chromosome 8, ASM3666991v2, whole genome shotgun sequence includes these protein-coding regions:
- the LOC131783203 gene encoding NACHT, LRR and PYD domains-containing protein 12-like isoform X2; the encoded protein is MNFFLIGTVCAIYSQIASLTINQLSPSARNRDLEGQLRDQGNVLSSKKLFIAYCCQLFARIVLGVLFMVLQKQFIYPRDFPPNFPCYLTSGGSQPRNSTGVWHDCHNQRATKKNSWMRAVLVVNGIFLFGILLETVYILLRARKEDSFMKNSNFLKAHLNPFHADSQNATTSTLSRPEPPQQEKRTEQETQQLRKPPLQEFIENTKEIIKEETNQPPQLRSPFSSTPGEGRPPKHLTLDQIYTNLVVVPDMANYDFTGDRRQKLEVYTRSGGENTTPRGPEDILNHENKNVLIVGRPGIGKTLCCTKLLRDWAFNKVFHESSDDKIHFDAAFFIKFRAFNAATDLSLRELLTSSEHSHSDHIDDEVWNYILENPQRVLLIFDGIDEFKLNSKIGEENFEPQFKNCADKKMPLYALYEKLATGKLLNGAAVLTTTRPTALSCIERVNFDKVFEILGFSSEQVEEYVTKFAEEEKHAGETIWRHIGGNTNILSLCYIPASCFIICSSLFQMAKFYGSKSLSLPTKLTDIYKKAVKIFYLRHSEEFRGKNFTREDFESDNLPPNVEKKFEKLEKMAFEGIKEGRLVFGGNEVRGLEGSALFHRLPDRETTPLKREQQFCFIHLTMQEFFAARHLANMNEKKLRNFVSTNIADGKWQLVFQFLAGLMNEKENLPSEIITDLLPVETEEKENVWYNEEWTFDMEPRKVTCWPTEDKKHLAVTLFKCINESSEMEEIVQRKLQQINFNFVNFNDCQLTPVDCASVVTVIKNVQQISHLGLAFNNFGPLGCFEICKLLKCSKSQLSWLDLRGNQLTDEAAKYLADAINNNNCQLRTLNLARNNISHVGAQHLAEAINNNNCQLRSLDLRANNISHIGAQHLAEAINNNNCQLRTLILRANNISHIGAQHLADAINNNNCQLHTLHLADNNISDIGAQHLAEAINNNNCQLRTLDLGANNISDIGAQHLAEAINNNNCQLRTLDLTYNNISDIGAQHLAEAINNNNCQLHTLRLKYNKITEAGKQHANNLLSNSQSNCRLII
- the LOC131783203 gene encoding NACHT, LRR and PYD domains-containing protein 12-like isoform X1, whose product is MDNLKELLKPKTFNTVSHAVVVIWILIGVIFLGIFADAENSESRYDFRCGGAKSENIDLVRGRCFELYEKQYNKHDFPIYAFVIMNFFLIGTVCAIYSQIASLTINQLSPSARNRDLEGQLRDQGNVLSSKKLFIAYCCQLFARIVLGVLFMVLQKQFIYPRDFPPNFPCYLTSGGSQPRNSTGVWHDCHNQRATKKNSWMRAVLVVNGIFLFGILLETVYILLRARKEDSFMKNSNFLKAHLNPFHADSQNATTSTLSRPEPPQQEKRTEQETQQLRKPPLQEFIENTKEIIKEETNQPPQLRSPFSSTPGEGRPPKHLTLDQIYTNLVVVPDMANYDFTGDRRQKLEVYTRSGGENTTPRGPEDILNHENKNVLIVGRPGIGKTLCCTKLLRDWAFNKVFHESSDDKIHFDAAFFIKFRAFNAATDLSLRELLTSSEHSHSDHIDDEVWNYILENPQRVLLIFDGIDEFKLNSKIGEENFEPQFKNCADKKMPLYALYEKLATGKLLNGAAVLTTTRPTALSCIERVNFDKVFEILGFSSEQVEEYVTKFAEEEKHAGETIWRHIGGNTNILSLCYIPASCFIICSSLFQMAKFYGSKSLSLPTKLTDIYKKAVKIFYLRHSEEFRGKNFTREDFESDNLPPNVEKKFEKLEKMAFEGIKEGRLVFGGNEVRGLEGSALFHRLPDRETTPLKREQQFCFIHLTMQEFFAARHLANMNEKKLRNFVSTNIADGKWQLVFQFLAGLMNEKENLPSEIITDLLPVETEEKENVWYNEEWTFDMEPRKVTCWPTEDKKHLAVTLFKCINESSEMEEIVQRKLQQINFNFVNFNDCQLTPVDCASVVTVIKNVQQISHLGLAFNNFGPLGCFEICKLLKCSKSQLSWLDLRGNQLTDEAAKYLADAINNNNCQLRTLNLARNNISHVGAQHLAEAINNNNCQLRSLDLRANNISHIGAQHLAEAINNNNCQLRTLILRANNISHIGAQHLADAINNNNCQLHTLHLADNNISDIGAQHLAEAINNNNCQLRTLDLGANNISDIGAQHLAEAINNNNCQLRTLDLTYNNISDIGAQHLAEAINNNNCQLHTLRLKYNKITEAGKQHANNLLSNSQSNCRLII